From Pandoraea norimbergensis, the proteins below share one genomic window:
- a CDS encoding branched-chain amino acid ABC transporter substrate-binding protein — translation MQSKLTLSAFAVAGLIAFGSAANAQQAQEVKLGFAAPLTGAQAHYGKDMQNGIQLAIDEYNATKPTIEGKPVKFVLQAEDDQADPRQGSLVAQKLVDSSIKGMLGHFNSGTTIPASRIYAQAGIPEIAMATAPEYTKQGFKTTFRMMTSDIQQGSVVGNFAVKKLGFKNIAIVDDRTAYGQGLAAEFKKAAQAAGGKIVREESTTDKAVDFTAILTNIKRSNPDVVFYGGADAQAGPLAKQMRQLGIKSTLMAGEMVKSDAFLKLAGDAANGSVVSLAGLPLDKMPGGAAYESRYKAKFGAAPETYSPYAYDGAMAMMSAMKKANSTDPAKYLPALAKTGMPGVTTRELAYDSVGDLKNGSITVYKVVDGKWTVLETVGGK, via the coding sequence ATGCAATCGAAGCTTACGCTCAGCGCATTCGCGGTCGCAGGACTGATCGCGTTCGGCAGCGCCGCAAACGCGCAACAGGCGCAGGAAGTGAAGCTGGGTTTTGCTGCACCGCTCACGGGCGCTCAGGCGCACTACGGCAAGGACATGCAAAACGGCATCCAGCTCGCCATTGACGAGTACAACGCCACCAAGCCGACCATCGAAGGCAAGCCGGTGAAGTTCGTTCTGCAAGCCGAAGACGACCAGGCCGACCCGCGTCAGGGCTCGCTGGTGGCCCAGAAGCTGGTCGATTCGAGCATCAAGGGCATGCTCGGCCACTTCAACTCCGGCACGACGATTCCCGCCTCGCGCATCTACGCACAGGCCGGCATTCCTGAAATCGCCATGGCCACGGCACCGGAGTACACCAAGCAAGGGTTCAAGACGACCTTCCGCATGATGACGTCCGATATTCAGCAGGGTTCGGTCGTCGGCAACTTTGCCGTCAAGAAGCTGGGCTTCAAGAACATCGCCATCGTCGATGACCGTACGGCCTACGGTCAGGGCCTCGCTGCCGAATTCAAGAAGGCGGCTCAGGCCGCCGGCGGCAAGATCGTGCGCGAAGAGTCGACCACGGACAAGGCCGTGGACTTCACCGCCATCCTGACCAACATCAAGCGCTCCAACCCCGACGTCGTCTTCTACGGCGGTGCCGACGCCCAAGCCGGCCCGCTCGCCAAGCAGATGCGCCAATTGGGCATCAAGTCCACGCTGATGGCTGGCGAAATGGTCAAGTCGGACGCCTTCCTGAAGCTCGCCGGCGACGCTGCCAACGGCTCGGTGGTGTCGCTCGCCGGTCTGCCGCTCGACAAGATGCCGGGCGGTGCCGCTTACGAGTCGCGCTACAAGGCTAAGTTCGGCGCAGCGCCGGAAACGTACTCGCCGTATGCCTATGACGGCGCGATGGCCATGATGTCGGCCATGAAGAAGGCCAACTCGACCGACCCGGCGAAGTACCTGCCGGCGCTTGCCAAGACCGGCATGCCCGGCGTGACGACGCGTGAGCTCGCCTACGACAGCGTGGGCGATCTGAAGAACGGCTCCATCACCGTCTACAAGGTTGTCGACGGCAAGTGGACCGTGCTCGAAACGGTCGGCGGCAAGTAA
- a CDS encoding L-serine ammonia-lyase: MAVSVFDLFKIGIGPSSSHTVGPMRAALMFVQGLERDGLLPQVASLRAELYGSLGATGKGHGTDKGVLLGFMGDAPDTVDPATIADRLAKLRREKVLSILGKHDVPFIEKENVVFYRREAMAEHPNGMKFHAFDGAGNKLREGRYLSVGGGFVVTAGASNAQVLAAHDQLPYPFRTGKGLLEMCRESGKTIAQLMWENEKVWHKEEDIRTGLINIWHVMQSCVTRGCGIGNPEAEGELPGPLHVRRRAPELYRQLTQRAERTLSDPLSVMDWVNLYAMAVNEENAAGGRVVTAPTNGAAGIIPSVLHYYDRFVHGANDQGVIDFLLTAGAIGILYKLNASISGAEVGCQGEVGVACSMAAGALAAVLGGTVAQVENAAEIGMEHNLGLTCDPVGGLVQIPCIERNAMASVKAVNAARMALRGDGAHYVSLDSVIKTMRETGADMKTKYKETARGGLAVNIVEC; encoded by the coding sequence ATGGCCGTTTCAGTTTTCGATTTGTTCAAGATCGGTATCGGACCTTCGAGTTCGCATACCGTGGGGCCAATGCGCGCGGCGCTGATGTTCGTGCAGGGGTTGGAGCGCGACGGCTTGCTGCCGCAGGTGGCGTCGCTGCGCGCAGAGCTGTACGGCTCGCTCGGGGCCACGGGCAAGGGCCACGGCACCGACAAGGGCGTGCTGCTCGGTTTCATGGGCGATGCTCCCGACACCGTTGACCCCGCGACGATTGCGGACCGTCTGGCAAAACTGCGCCGTGAAAAGGTGCTGTCGATTCTGGGCAAGCATGACGTGCCGTTCATCGAGAAAGAGAACGTGGTGTTCTACCGCCGCGAAGCGATGGCCGAGCACCCGAACGGCATGAAATTCCATGCCTTCGACGGCGCAGGCAACAAGTTGCGCGAAGGCCGTTATCTGTCGGTGGGCGGCGGCTTCGTGGTGACGGCGGGGGCCTCGAATGCGCAGGTGCTCGCGGCGCACGATCAACTGCCGTATCCGTTCCGCACGGGCAAGGGACTGCTGGAGATGTGCCGTGAGAGCGGCAAGACCATCGCGCAGCTGATGTGGGAAAACGAGAAGGTCTGGCACAAGGAAGAAGACATCCGCACCGGCCTGATCAACATCTGGCACGTGATGCAGTCGTGTGTGACGCGCGGTTGCGGCATCGGCAACCCGGAAGCGGAGGGCGAACTGCCGGGCCCGTTGCACGTGCGCCGCCGCGCGCCCGAGCTGTACCGTCAACTGACGCAGCGCGCCGAGCGTACGCTCTCCGATCCGCTGTCGGTGATGGATTGGGTGAACCTGTACGCGATGGCCGTCAACGAAGAGAACGCGGCCGGTGGCCGTGTGGTGACGGCACCCACGAACGGCGCGGCCGGCATCATCCCGTCAGTGCTGCATTACTACGACCGCTTCGTGCATGGTGCGAACGATCAGGGCGTGATCGACTTTCTGCTGACGGCGGGTGCCATCGGCATTCTGTACAAGCTCAATGCCTCGATTTCGGGGGCGGAAGTGGGTTGTCAGGGCGAAGTCGGCGTGGCCTGTTCGATGGCTGCCGGTGCGCTGGCAGCGGTGTTGGGCGGCACAGTCGCGCAGGTCGAGAATGCTGCTGAAATTGGCATGGAACACAACCTCGGGCTGACGTGCGACCCGGTGGGCGGTCTGGTGCAGATTCCGTGCATCGAGCGCAATGCCATGGCATCGGTGAAGGCCGTGAACGCCGCGCGCATGGCGCTGCGCGGCGACGGTGCGCACTACGTGTCGCTTGATTCCGTTATCAAGACGATGCGCGAAACCGGCGCCGACATGAAAACGAAGTACAAGGAGACGGCACGCGGCGGTCTGGCAGTGAATATCGTCGAGTGCTGA
- a CDS encoding alanine/glycine:cation symporter family protein: MEQWLKPMVDAIGGVLSGYPLVVALLGAGLYFTIRFGGIQMRALWHSICLLRSSGSPTGISPFQAFATGLASRVGTGNIAGVAVALTIGGPGAIFWMWMTALLGMASAFVESTLAQVFKVPHGDKTFRGGPAYYIQIGLGSRTFGIVFAVALLFTFGFAFNSVQSHSIAETLEASFGWSRIWIGITLVLMTAPIIYGGVRRVARVAQWIVPVMALIYLGLAAYVCIVNYDKIPAMISLIVDHAFGLGQAAGGVAGYAVSQAVLMGVKRGLFSNEAGMGSAPNAAAVATTKHPVQQGLMQMLGVFFDTIVVCSATAFMILLSGQYEVGGVAEGAVLTQRALAAHFGEWAIMFTGVTVFFLAYSSVLGNYAYAEVNLDFMTRRPWCFHIFRALVLLAVMLGSVASLPLVWSFADVGAALMAFINLIAIAMLAKYAHAAWRDYAAQRKAGIAEPVFTHESLPPELRARLPKDVWPAQASGGAAKPVPPQGSLPAAVTDAS; this comes from the coding sequence ATGGAGCAATGGCTCAAGCCGATGGTCGATGCCATCGGCGGTGTGTTGTCGGGATACCCCCTGGTGGTCGCGTTGCTCGGCGCGGGGTTGTACTTCACGATTCGCTTCGGCGGGATTCAGATGCGCGCGCTCTGGCACAGCATCTGCCTGTTGCGCAGTTCGGGTAGCCCCACCGGCATCTCACCGTTTCAGGCGTTTGCGACAGGGCTGGCGAGCCGTGTCGGCACCGGCAATATCGCTGGCGTTGCCGTCGCGCTCACCATCGGTGGCCCCGGGGCGATCTTCTGGATGTGGATGACGGCGCTGCTCGGCATGGCGTCCGCCTTCGTGGAGTCGACGCTGGCACAAGTTTTCAAGGTGCCGCACGGTGACAAGACTTTCCGGGGCGGCCCGGCGTATTACATACAAATCGGACTCGGTTCGCGCACCTTCGGCATCGTTTTCGCCGTGGCGCTGCTGTTCACGTTCGGTTTCGCCTTCAATTCCGTGCAGTCGCACTCGATTGCCGAGACGCTCGAAGCGTCGTTCGGCTGGTCGCGCATCTGGATCGGGATCACGCTGGTGCTGATGACGGCACCGATCATCTACGGCGGCGTGCGGCGCGTCGCCCGCGTGGCGCAGTGGATCGTGCCGGTCATGGCGCTGATCTATCTCGGATTGGCGGCCTATGTCTGCATCGTCAACTACGACAAGATTCCGGCCATGATCTCGCTGATCGTCGATCACGCGTTCGGACTGGGGCAGGCGGCTGGCGGTGTGGCCGGTTATGCGGTGAGTCAGGCGGTGCTGATGGGCGTGAAACGCGGCCTCTTTTCGAACGAGGCCGGGATGGGCAGCGCACCGAATGCAGCAGCGGTGGCCACCACGAAGCACCCGGTGCAGCAGGGCCTGATGCAGATGCTCGGTGTGTTCTTCGACACCATCGTCGTATGCTCGGCCACGGCCTTCATGATTCTGCTCTCGGGTCAGTACGAAGTCGGTGGCGTGGCAGAAGGTGCCGTGCTCACGCAGCGTGCGCTGGCGGCGCACTTCGGCGAGTGGGCGATCATGTTCACGGGCGTGACGGTGTTCTTCCTCGCCTATTCGAGCGTGCTGGGCAACTACGCGTACGCGGAAGTGAACCTCGATTTCATGACGCGTCGGCCGTGGTGTTTCCACATCTTTCGCGCGCTGGTGCTGCTCGCGGTGATGTTGGGCTCGGTGGCGAGTTTGCCGCTGGTCTGGAGTTTTGCGGATGTGGGCGCGGCGTTGATGGCCTTCATCAACCTGATTGCCATCGCGATGCTCGCCAAGTACGCCCATGCCGCATGGCGCGACTATGCGGCACAACGCAAGGCGGGAATTGCCGAGCCGGTTTTCACGCACGAGTCGCTGCCGCCGGAACTGCGGGCGCGTCTGCCGAAGGATGTCTGGCCGGCACAGGCCAGCGGCGGCGCTGCGAAACCCGTGCCGCCGCAAGGGTCGCTGCCGGCGGCGGTGACGGACGCTTCGTAG
- the putP gene encoding sodium/proline symporter PutP, with protein MSLWNPTAVTFTVYLLLMLGIGWLGYRATHNLSDYILGGRRLGSFVTALSAGASDMSGWLLLGLPGAIYAGGLSGVWIAVGLAFGAWANWHLVAARLRVHTEQCGNALTLPEYLTHRFGDGSHVLRIVTALVILIFFTIYCASGVVAGARLFETMFGLDYRTALWIGALATIAYVFIGGFLAVSWTDTVQASLMFAALVVTPIAVIALDGSPAAAVAAVTAVHPTHTDWFGDLAPLGVISMLAWGLGYFGQPHILVRFMATRSAAAIPKARRICMTWMVLCLVGAVAVGFFGLAFFSARPDLAASAGVAANPETIFIALTTQLFAPWLAGILLAAILAAVMSTLSCQLLVCASALTEDLYKTFAPRHVSQRRLVWIGRAMVLAVATVAVLLALDPNSRVLGMVSYAWAGFGAAFGPLVLATLLWPRVTRNGALAGIVVGAATVLIWKQFGWFDLYEILPGFALGGLALIVVSRLDRAPSHEVVARYEAAEQRLRDIQAGRDEDGVADTPAAQPSP; from the coding sequence ATGTCCCTTTGGAACCCCACGGCGGTGACCTTCACCGTCTATTTATTACTGATGCTCGGCATCGGCTGGCTTGGCTATCGGGCGACGCACAATCTCTCCGACTACATCCTCGGCGGGCGCCGTCTCGGCAGCTTCGTCACCGCCCTCTCGGCCGGGGCCTCCGACATGAGCGGCTGGTTGCTGCTTGGCCTGCCCGGCGCCATTTATGCCGGCGGCCTGTCGGGCGTGTGGATTGCGGTGGGGCTGGCCTTCGGTGCATGGGCCAACTGGCATCTCGTCGCCGCACGCCTGCGCGTGCACACAGAGCAATGCGGCAACGCGCTCACGTTGCCCGAATACCTCACGCATCGGTTTGGCGACGGCAGCCATGTGCTGCGCATCGTCACCGCGCTGGTGATCCTGATCTTTTTCACCATCTATTGCGCCTCGGGTGTGGTCGCGGGCGCGCGCCTGTTCGAGACAATGTTCGGACTCGATTACCGCACCGCGCTGTGGATCGGCGCGCTGGCCACCATTGCCTATGTCTTCATCGGCGGCTTTCTCGCGGTGAGCTGGACCGACACCGTGCAGGCGTCGCTGATGTTCGCGGCGCTGGTCGTCACGCCGATTGCCGTCATCGCACTGGACGGCAGCCCGGCAGCGGCCGTCGCGGCCGTGACCGCCGTGCATCCGACGCATACCGACTGGTTTGGCGATCTCGCACCGCTCGGCGTGATTTCAATGCTCGCGTGGGGCTTGGGCTACTTCGGCCAGCCGCACATTCTCGTGCGCTTCATGGCAACACGATCCGCTGCGGCCATCCCGAAGGCGCGGCGCATCTGCATGACGTGGATGGTGTTGTGTCTGGTCGGTGCGGTCGCTGTCGGCTTCTTCGGGCTCGCGTTCTTCAGCGCGCGGCCGGACCTCGCAGCCAGCGCAGGCGTGGCCGCCAACCCGGAGACGATCTTCATCGCCCTCACCACCCAACTGTTTGCCCCGTGGCTCGCCGGTATTCTGCTCGCGGCGATTCTGGCGGCGGTAATGAGCACGCTGTCATGCCAGTTGCTCGTGTGCGCCAGTGCGTTGACCGAAGACCTGTACAAGACGTTTGCGCCCAGGCACGTCAGCCAGCGCCGCCTCGTCTGGATTGGCCGGGCGATGGTGCTTGCCGTTGCCACTGTGGCGGTGCTGCTGGCGCTCGACCCGAATAGCCGTGTGCTGGGCATGGTGAGCTACGCGTGGGCCGGTTTCGGCGCCGCCTTCGGCCCGCTGGTGCTGGCGACGTTGTTGTGGCCGCGCGTCACCCGTAACGGTGCACTGGCAGGCATTGTGGTCGGGGCAGCGACGGTGCTGATCTGGAAGCAGTTCGGCTGGTTCGATCTGTACGAAATCCTGCCCGGCTTTGCGCTGGGCGGTCTGGCGTTGATCGTCGTGAGCCGTCTCGACCGGGCGCCGTCCCACGAGGTGGTGGCCCGCTACGAGGCCGCCGAGCAGCGTCTGCGCGACATTCAGGCCGGGCGGGATGAAGACGGGGTGGCCGACACCCCGGCGGCGCAACCTTCGCCATAA